ACCTATGCATTGAATCCGAAGATGGTGTCGAAGCTTAACGTAAGTCAGGAAAATAAAGATACTGTTTTATCTTTCCAATTTCCGCAGGCGCTGTCTAAAAACAGTGTAAAAGTATTCCCTTTGAAACGTGACAAAACGCACAATAAGCCATATCGCGTGGTGATTGACGTACCGCAGTATGTTCCTGTGCCCACGTTTAAAACAACGGCAGGTTTAAAGGGGAAAACGATTGTTATTGATCCCGGGCACGGGGGCACGGATGTAGGTGCTATCGGTGAAGGAGATGTATATGAAAAGAACATCACCTTACCGATTGCAATTTATTTGAAACCGATGTTGGAAGAAAAGGGCGCAAAAGTATACTTGACGCGCGAGACTGATCGCGATGTGGCGCGACCGCATGCTAACGGTGACGAGGAATTGCAGGCGCGCGTGGATGTGGCGGAAGCTCATGCGGCGGATGCATTTATCAGTATTCATATCGATTCGTTTGTTCGCCCGGATATTGACGGTATGACCGCATATTATTGCAGTGGCTCCCTGTATGGTCAGTTGCTGGCGGAATCGTTGCATGAAGCAAATCTTGCCGAAGTGGATTTCGGTGACCGTGGAGTACGCACAGCGAATTTCTATGTACTTTGCAACAGCAGCATGCCGTCGACATTGTTGGAACTCGGATTTATTTCAAATCCCCGGGAACGTGCCGAATTACAAAAACCGAATGTTCAAAAGGCATTGGCGAAGAGCATTGTAGACGGATTAGAAACATACTTTAAACGGGCTGAGGAGCATTCCAGATGACAAATAAAGGCTTGTATTTTTTAGAAAAGAGATGGCCGATCTGCGCATTGCTGCTGTGCATGGTTTTGATGATCGCCGGCTGCGCGCCTTCGGCACCATCGACAAAGACAATGGGCGCAAGTCAACCGCAGCAGGTGGCGACAACCGAAAGGACGCTGGTCACCTATATTCCCAGTAAAGATGCAGAGCATCTTGTGCCGGTAAAGATAAATGTGCCGTCAGATCAGTACACGCCGAACCGGGCGGTAGAAGAAATGTTGATCGCAGACCGCAAGCTGGAATATCCGATTTGGCCGAAAGACGCTGAGGTCAAAAAAGTCGAGGTCAATCAAAACAAGAAACTTGCTACCGTAGATCTCAATCAGGCTGTCAAAAATAACCAGGGCGGTTCTTTAGGAGAAATTTTGATGGTGTATGAAACGGTTAATACCTTGACAAATTTTCCGGAGATTGAACGTGTGCAGTTCACGATGGAAGGCGAGCCGATCGAATCCATCACGGGTCACTTGGATTT
The Negativicoccus succinicivorans DNA segment above includes these coding regions:
- a CDS encoding GerMN domain-containing protein, translated to MTNKGLYFLEKRWPICALLLCMVLMIAGCAPSAPSTKTMGASQPQQVATTERTLVTYIPSKDAEHLVPVKINVPSDQYTPNRAVEEMLIADRKLEYPIWPKDAEVKKVEVNQNKKLATVDLNQAVKNNQGGSLGEILMVYETVNTLTNFPEIERVQFTMEGEPIESITGHLDLTKPLERDEQLIENK
- a CDS encoding N-acetylmuramoyl-L-alanine amidase family protein, with product MRKLILFCFFCILLFSQTVPSFAAHVEALRWVTRNDAHVPFVRVVMDVDRLPSIDAQLSKDGKILKVTLAKTNGKKVIGTYALNPKMVSKLNVSQENKDTVLSFQFPQALSKNSVKVFPLKRDKTHNKPYRVVIDVPQYVPVPTFKTTAGLKGKTIVIDPGHGGTDVGAIGEGDVYEKNITLPIAIYLKPMLEEKGAKVYLTRETDRDVARPHANGDEELQARVDVAEAHAADAFISIHIDSFVRPDIDGMTAYYCSGSLYGQLLAESLHEANLAEVDFGDRGVRTANFYVLCNSSMPSTLLELGFISNPRERAELQKPNVQKALAKSIVDGLETYFKRAEEHSR